The following proteins are encoded in a genomic region of Arachis stenosperma cultivar V10309 chromosome 4, arast.V10309.gnm1.PFL2, whole genome shotgun sequence:
- the LOC130973459 gene encoding L-type lectin-domain containing receptor kinase VIII.2-like — translation MASFSTSHCIIAFTFLNLFLKIQALNPVPSFSFTDLGKDPIFKQSVALYGNARVVNGESEVMLSGSGKVMRKNPIKLVDAASKGLVSFSTYFAFSISFNEGGDGLAFVMVPSGSEGEFFGNNSSGFSLGLKGKSGFDVVGIEFSIANRGSASFNVAIKVGDSVPAKKSNVSSVVRSGEKMHAWIDYVASYRRLEVRLNQFGHSRPYDPIIWHSIDFPSVWESKEMFVGFSPVKKHDNINSSQACFLYSWSFVLRIFPHWMHSEPVDPKVLATKETEAPVVKPKSDCLLRILAAMIFGAGCGALTAFVVLYVWTIFGNRRPVMPEEYVMQPMDFEYKKVDVVVDKPIKGAKE, via the coding sequence ATGGCCTCATTTTCCACTTCCCACTGCATCATTGCCTTCACATTCCTCAACTTGTTCCTCAAAATCCAAGCTTTGAACCCAGTTCCATCTTTTTCGTTCACAGACTTGGGAAAAGATCCAATTTTCAAGCAAAGTGTAGCACTTTATGGTAATGCAAGGGTTGTCAATGGCGAGTCTGAGGTTATGCTCTCTGGGTCTGGCAAAGTGATGAGAAAGAACCCCATCAAGCTTGTTGATGCTGCATCAAAGGGTTTGGTCTCATTTTCAACCTACTTTGCTTTTTCAATTTCCTTCAATGAGGGTGGGGATGGCTTGGCTTTTGTTATGGTTCCAAGTGGTTCTGAAGGTGAGTTTTTTGGTAATAACTCATCAGGGTTCTCTCTTGGATTGAAAGGAAAAAGCGGATTTGATGTTGTTGGTATTGAGTTTAGTATTGCAAATAGGGGTTCTGCTAGTTTTAATGTGGCCATTAAGGTTGGTGATTCAGTTCCTGCTAAAAAAAGCAATGTTTCTTCTGTTGTAAGAAGTGGTGAAAAAATGCATGCTTGGATTGATTATGTTGCAAGTTATAGGAGATTAGAAGTTAGATTGAATCAATTTGGTCATTCAAGGCCATATGATCCAATTATATGGCATTCAATTGATTTCCCAAGTGTTTGGGAGTCCAAAGAAATGTTTGTGGGATTTAGTCCAGTGAAAAAGCATGATAATATTAATAGCTCTCAAGCATGCTTTCTCTATTCGTGGAGCTTTGTTTTGAGGATTTTCCCGCATTGGATGCACTCTGAGCCGGTTGATCCGAAGGTCCTTGCTACCAAGGAAACTGAGGCTCCAGTGGTGAAACCAAAGAGTGACTGCCTTTTGAGAATTCTTGCTGCTATGATATTCGGTGCCGGATGTGGAGCTTTGACAGCATTTGTTGTGCTTTATGTGTGGACCATCTTCGGCAATAGACGTCCGGTGATGCCGGAGGAGTATGTTATGCAGCCAATGGATTTCGAGTACAAGAAAGTCGACGTTGTTGTAGATAAACCCATCAAAGGTGCTAAGGAGTAG